A single genomic interval of Spirosoma linguale DSM 74 harbors:
- a CDS encoding leucine-rich repeat-containing protein typical subtype (SMART: leucine-rich repeat-containing protein typical subtype~KEGG: hypothetical protein), which yields MKNGLLFVLFGLLALPGLAQDRIVLLRDTTRLHLSVAELNKKYPPAFPQKAGEKAVFERHGKMFMDTLHAGQQQFFTFIERNKKRLPKPGIMIQTQEFIRPDGSYDRVFCDFSGTDLTDQQEFQLLQLMAEWYGQHPFPIKTPAGFRWGGMTILGNVQQKRTVRKGTGVISTLEAAEQTTRPDTVTMLAFNQLDLTNIPEVIYRFPKLEELDLSKNGLHELPARLTADIPTLKRLSVLYNSIPNDSVFITRNKHLVSLNLQGNRLTRIPPSVRQNRRLESLWMGNNKLAGIDVKTLKRMRRLTDLNLYSAGLTQLPKTIGRLKRVKVLDLYYNKLTELPSQLGRMKRLEQLAVAHNDLHALPPSLAHLRRLQVLFAHHNRISQLPNEFGRLQRLRVLDLGFNWFNVVPGTVGSLSALEEVGFNNNNLREFPTALILLRNLKKVYLGSNPLFGDEAMSSPYASQIRQLEANNTQVTY from the coding sequence ATGAAAAATGGTCTTCTGTTCGTTCTTTTCGGGTTACTGGCGTTACCGGGTTTAGCGCAGGACCGGATTGTTTTACTTCGCGATACCACGCGCCTACACCTTTCCGTAGCGGAGCTGAACAAAAAATACCCGCCTGCCTTTCCTCAAAAAGCGGGCGAGAAAGCTGTTTTTGAACGGCACGGAAAGATGTTTATGGATACGCTGCACGCCGGACAACAGCAGTTTTTCACCTTTATCGAACGGAATAAAAAACGATTACCCAAGCCGGGTATCATGATTCAAACCCAGGAATTCATTCGGCCGGATGGAAGTTACGACCGGGTATTTTGTGATTTCTCCGGCACGGACTTAACGGATCAGCAGGAATTTCAGCTTCTCCAACTCATGGCCGAATGGTATGGCCAACATCCATTTCCGATAAAAACCCCGGCTGGTTTTCGGTGGGGTGGCATGACGATACTGGGCAATGTGCAGCAGAAACGCACCGTCCGCAAAGGAACGGGTGTTATCAGTACGCTGGAAGCAGCTGAACAAACAACTCGCCCGGATACGGTAACCATGCTGGCCTTTAATCAGTTAGACCTAACAAACATTCCGGAAGTTATATACCGATTCCCAAAATTGGAGGAACTGGATCTATCAAAAAACGGCCTCCATGAGTTACCTGCCCGCCTGACCGCCGATATTCCAACCCTGAAACGACTCAGTGTTTTGTACAATTCGATACCAAATGACAGCGTGTTCATTACTCGCAACAAGCACCTTGTTTCATTGAATCTGCAAGGCAACCGACTCACACGCATTCCGCCATCTGTCCGGCAAAACCGTCGCCTGGAGAGCCTGTGGATGGGAAATAATAAACTGGCAGGTATCGACGTCAAAACCCTGAAGCGAATGCGTCGCTTAACCGACCTTAACCTCTATAGTGCGGGATTGACCCAGCTCCCCAAAACCATCGGCCGTCTGAAACGTGTTAAGGTGCTGGATTTGTACTACAACAAACTCACCGAACTGCCCAGTCAGCTCGGCCGCATGAAACGACTGGAGCAACTGGCTGTTGCCCATAACGATTTACATGCCTTGCCTCCATCTTTGGCCCACTTGCGCCGGTTGCAGGTACTTTTCGCCCATCATAACCGTATTAGCCAGCTTCCCAACGAATTTGGCCGGTTACAGCGGCTGAGGGTCCTCGATCTTGGTTTTAACTGGTTCAATGTCGTACCTGGTACAGTTGGCTCACTTTCTGCGCTGGAAGAAGTGGGCTTCAATAATAACAACCTACGGGAATTTCCAACGGCCCTCATTCTGCTGAGGAATCTGAAAAAAGTGTATCTGGGGAGCAATCCACTGTTCGGAGATGAAGCGATGAGTAGTCCTTACGCCAGCCAGATCAGGCAGTTGGAAGCGAATAACACGCAGGTGACCTATTGA